In Paracoccus contaminans, the genomic stretch AGCCGCGCGACATGGGCCGCATCATGGCCCGCGCCCGAGGTCAGGGGGCGGTGGCTGACCCCGGCGGCGTCGGCGGCCTCGGCCAGCACCGCCAGCAGGTCGGCATCCATCGGCACCGGGGGATTGTCCGAAATGACCCGCGCCGATGCGCCGGGCACGCCTGCGGCCAACGCTTTAGCCCAGGCGATGAACGCCTCCATGTCGGAACGCCGCTCGGCGCGGGCGTCGATCAGCAGGCGCACCCGGCCGGGGATGACGTTGGCGGCGTTGGGAAAAACCTCGAATTCACCGACCGTGCCGGTGAAGTGGCGCCCCTCGCGCGGGCGGGCGGCCTCGTGCCGGACCGCTTCAACCAGTGGCGCGGCAGATACCAGTGCATCATTGCGCCCGTCCATCGGCGTGGTTCCGGCATGATCGGGGCGCCCCTCGACGATGATCTCGATCCGGGTGATGCCGGCGATGGCACGCACCAGCCCGATCGCCGTTCCTTCGCTTTCGAGGATGGTGCCCTGTTCGATATGCAGTTCCAGAAACGCCCGCAGCGGCCCGGCGAGCGGCGCGGAAAGCGGGCGCCCCAGCGCCTCGGGCATGCCGCCGACGGCGGCGATCGCCTCGGCCAGGCTGCGGTCCTGCCAGCGGCGTTCCAGCCAGTCGGCCGGCATGATCCCGGCCATCGCGCGCGAGCCGATGCAGGACACGCCGAAACCCGACACCTCTTCGGCAAGGAAATCGACCACGGCAAGATCATGCCGCAGCACCACCCCCGCCCGGTCGAGCGCACGCACCACCTCAAGCGCGGCGGCAACGCCCGCGACCCCGTCAAAGCGCCCCCCGTCCGGGACGGTATCGGTATGACTGCCCAGCAGGATCGTGCCGCAGCCCGCCCCCGACCCGGCACGCCGGCCGATCAGGTTGCCTGCCGCATCAATGCCCGTCGTCAGCCCGGCACCCGCAAAGGCCGCGCGCAGCCAGTCCCTGCCCCGGTCGAACATCGGGGTAAAGCTGCGCCTTGTCCACGGCCGGTCCGGCTCGGTCAAAGCGGCCAGCGCGGCGATGTCGACGCCGATCGCCTCGGCGCTGACAAGATGGTTGTGATCGGGCGAAGCGGTCATCAGGACTGTCCCTTGTGTCGTTGGTGTCGGTGTCCGGCGCGGCCCGACAATGGCCAGCGCCGCCCCTCGCCGCAAGTGCCGTGCCGCCCAAGGTTGCCCTCGGTCCCCGCGGCGCCTATCTAAGCCGCGGCCCGGCGGCAGACGCGGCGTCTGCACCCCCGGCATCCCGCGCACAGGAAAGGAACAGGCATGGAGATCTTTACCGGGGGGGGGTTGACGGCGCTGTTGCAAGTCATCGCCATCGATCTTGTGCTGGCAGGGGACAACGCCATCGTCATCGGCATGGCGGCTGCGGGATTGCCCAGGGATCTGCGCAACCGCGCGATCCTGGTCGGGATCATCGCCGCGACAGTCATGCGGATCGGCTTTGCCCTGATCACCACCGAACTTCTGGGGATCACGGGGCTGCTGCTGGCGGGTGGGCTGCTGCTGCTGTGGGTGTGCTACAAGATGTGGCGCGAACTCAGCAGCCCGCATCAGGAAATGGACGCGCATGAGGCGCTTCAGGATGCTGACCTGAACAGCGACGGGCAGATCGCCGGCGCGCCCCGCAAGACCTTCCGGCAGGCGGCCACACAGATCGTCATCGCCGATGTGTCGATGTCGCTCGACAACGTGCTGGCCGTGGCGGGCGCCGCGCGGCATCATTTCGAGGTGCTGATCATCGGGCTGGTGCTGTCGATCGCGCTGATGGGGCTGGCCTCCAGCTTTATCGCCCGGATCATCGGCCGCTACCGCTGGATCGCCTGGATCGGCCTCGTCATCATCCTCTTCGTGGCGCTCAAGATGATCTATGAGGGCTGGCACGACATATCGGCCCATATCGCGGTCTGACGCTAGGCCATCACCTTGGGGCAAGGGCTGCCGCCCATGCCCCGAGGATCAAAGCAGGATGCCCGGATCGGGACCGAGATCGAGACCGGGGAAGATCATCCCTTCGATGCGCGCCCTGTCGGTGCCGAACAGGCCCCGCATCGCCCAGCCGGCATAGGCGCGGACATCGCGCGTCGGCAAAAGATCGCGCTGCTGGTAAAGCTGCCCATCGCCCAGGCCCGGCCAGTCGCCATAGACGCGGCCCCCGCGCACCGCCCCGCCCGCCATCAGCATGGCCCCGCCGGTGCCATGGTCCGTCCCGCCCGAGCCGTTCTCGCGCGCAGTGCGGCCGAACTCGGTCATGGCCAGAACGGTCGTCCTGTCCCAGTTCGCGCCCAGCTGGTCGCGCAGCGTCAGGATCGCGGTCGAAAGCTGGCGCAGCTGACGCCCGATCACCTGCGGCTGGCGCGCATGGCTGTCCCATCCGGCGAGCGAGAACGCCGCGATGCGCGTTGCCCCGTTCAGACGGTTTGCCGTAAAGGCGGCCAGCTTGGCCGCATCCCCGTTCGGGCCCTTGCCGTCGATGTCCAGCGGCGACAGCGAGCCGCCGATCGCCTCGGCATCGGCCGCCGCGGCGCGGAACAGCGCGTCATCGTGATAGACATCCGACAGCAGCAGCTTGGCCTGCGCCGAAAGGGCCAGCCGCGCGTCGGGGGCCCAGCTCAGCGCATGGGCCTTGCCTGACAGGATCAGCATTTCCTCGGTGCCGACTGTATAAGCCGTCTCGCCCGTCGCGCCCGGCAGATCCTGAAGCAGCCGATTGAGCCAGCCGCCCTTCTGCTGGTCGATGGGCAGATCGTTGCCCGTCCCGGCCTCAAGCAGATCCTGCCCGTCGAAATGGCTGCGCTTGTCACGATAGGGCGTGGCGACGGCATGGGCAAAGGCCAGTTGCCCCGCCTGCCACAGCGGCATCAGTTCGGCCAGTTCCGGGTGCAGGGAATAGAACCCGTCCAGATCCGGCGCGCCCTTGTCGGGGCCGGCGGACAGTTCGGCCCGCAGCGCGCGCAGGTTTGCATCGCCATAGGGCTGGACGACATCCAGCCCGTCCATCGCCCCGCGCAGCACGATGACGACCAGCCGGTTGTCACCGGGCGCGGCGGCGAATGTCATCGTGTTCAGCCAGGGATGCGCCGCGGCCGAGCATGCGGCGAGCGCCCCGGATTTCAGCAGCAGGCGTCTGGATATCATGGTCGCGCCCCTTTTCTAGCGGCGGATGAAATCGGTCGAGGCAAGGACGATGGCCACGCCCTCGCGCGCGTTCTCGGCCCGCGGGACGGCGGCGGCCAAGGGCGGCGAGGCCGTGTTCCCCAGCGCGGCCGACAAAAGGGCGCGCGGATCGGGCAGCGGATCGACCAGCTTGGACGGGATGCGCAGCGCCCAGGCGATTCGCGCCGACAGCATCTGCGGGGTGATCCAGGCCTCTGCCGGCTCGGGCCAGCCGTCAGGGCCGCGGGCACGGTTGAAGGGTTGGCCCATCAACTGCAGCGGGCCGGACAGGATCTGGTTGGTCGCCGGCGTGTCGAAGGCGCGCACCTGATCGCCGCTGACCCCAAGCGCCCGCAGCGCCG encodes the following:
- a CDS encoding Zn-dependent hydrolase, translated to MTASPDHNHLVSAEAIGVDIAALAALTEPDRPWTRRSFTPMFDRGRDWLRAAFAGAGLTTGIDAAGNLIGRRAGSGAGCGTILLGSHTDTVPDGGRFDGVAGVAAALEVVRALDRAGVVLRHDLAVVDFLAEEVSGFGVSCIGSRAMAGIMPADWLERRWQDRSLAEAIAAVGGMPEALGRPLSAPLAGPLRAFLELHIEQGTILESEGTAIGLVRAIAGITRIEIIVEGRPDHAGTTPMDGRNDALVSAAPLVEAVRHEAARPREGRHFTGTVGEFEVFPNAANVIPGRVRLLIDARAERRSDMEAFIAWAKALAAGVPGASARVISDNPPVPMDADLLAVLAEAADAAGVSHRPLTSGAGHDAAHVARLGPAAMVFVPSRGGRSHCPEEWTEIDQIADGAEAIARAVIELDRR
- a CDS encoding YjbE family putative metal transport protein (Members of this highly hydrophobic protein family,regularly are found preceded by the yybP-ykoY manganese riboswitch (see RF00080). A metal cation transport function is proposed.) yields the protein MEIFTGGGLTALLQVIAIDLVLAGDNAIVIGMAAAGLPRDLRNRAILVGIIAATVMRIGFALITTELLGITGLLLAGGLLLLWVCYKMWRELSSPHQEMDAHEALQDADLNSDGQIAGAPRKTFRQAATQIVIADVSMSLDNVLAVAGAARHHFEVLIIGLVLSIALMGLASSFIARIIGRYRWIAWIGLVIILFVALKMIYEGWHDISAHIAV
- a CDS encoding DUF1501 domain-containing protein, whose translation is MISRRLLLKSGALAACSAAAHPWLNTMTFAAAPGDNRLVVIVLRGAMDGLDVVQPYGDANLRALRAELSAGPDKGAPDLDGFYSLHPELAELMPLWQAGQLAFAHAVATPYRDKRSHFDGQDLLEAGTGNDLPIDQQKGGWLNRLLQDLPGATGETAYTVGTEEMLILSGKAHALSWAPDARLALSAQAKLLLSDVYHDDALFRAAAADAEAIGGSLSPLDIDGKGPNGDAAKLAAFTANRLNGATRIAAFSLAGWDSHARQPQVIGRQLRQLSTAILTLRDQLGANWDRTTVLAMTEFGRTARENGSGGTDHGTGGAMLMAGGAVRGGRVYGDWPGLGDGQLYQQRDLLPTRDVRAYAGWAMRGLFGTDRARIEGMIFPGLDLGPDPGILL